One Paramisgurnus dabryanus chromosome 9, PD_genome_1.1, whole genome shotgun sequence DNA segment encodes these proteins:
- the selenot1b gene encoding thioredoxin reductase-like selenoprotein T1b, producing the protein MEKRCFSLLLLCVLSVFHVTADNVNVKKMKMQFTGMPLLKFQICVSUGYRRVFEEYTQVLNQRYPDIRIEGENYLPQPIYRHLASFLSVFKLAVIGLIILGKDPFAFFHMEPPGIWLWAKENKIYACMMVFFLSNMIENQCMSTGAFEITLNDVPVWSKLQSGHLPSMQQLVQILENEMKLSAHLDSLPNRRA; encoded by the exons ATGGAGAAGCGGTGTTTTTCTCTTCTGCTGCTCTGTGTGCTGTCTGTGTTTCATGTCACAGCAGACAACGTCAACGTTAAAAAGATGAAAATGCAGTTTACTGGAATGCCACTTCTAAAGTTTCAGATTTG TGTATCCTGAGGATACAGGCGGGTGTTTGAAGAGTACACTCAGGTTCTCAACCAGAGGTACCCAGACATCCGCATCGAGGGAGAAAACTACCTGCCTCAGCCAATATACAG GCACTTAGCATCCTTCCTGTCTGTCTTCAAGCTTGCAGTAATTGGTTTAATTATCCTGGGTAAAGATCCTTTTGCATTCTTCCATATGGAGCCTCCAGGAATCTGGCTTTGGGCAAAAGAAAATAAG atatacGCCTGCATGATGGTGTTCTTCCTCAGCAACATGATTGAAAACCAATGTATGTCTACTGGCGCCTTTGAGATCACACTTAATG ATGTGCCTGTATGGTCAAAGCTTCAGTCAGGCCACCTGCCCTCCATGCAGCAGCTGGTGCAGATTTTGGAGAATGAGATGAAGTTGAGCGCGCACTTGGACTCTCT